In Senegalia massiliensis, the following proteins share a genomic window:
- a CDS encoding PHP domain-containing protein encodes MKKADLHIHTTKSDGKLTPSQVVDEAIKNDINVIAITDHDTITGIDEAIERSKFYTNIKVIPGIEFSTIYKDKEIHLLGYFINYKYDKLVDLTNKIKQHRFERAKKIVDKLNDLNINITIDEVVKESQGKNIGRPHIARVMIKKGYINHISEAFDKYIGKNKKAFIERYKLSLKDAIDIIHECNGIAVLAHPILLKIPVKELLDDFNIDGIEVYHSKQTKSDSKMYLKIADNYNLFITGGSDFHHLDNDDNIIIGSSYIDINDIKEILSKYNY; translated from the coding sequence ATGAAAAAAGCAGACTTACATATTCATACTACTAAATCAGATGGCAAATTAACACCAAGTCAAGTAGTTGATGAGGCTATAAAAAATGATATTAATGTAATAGCTATAACTGATCATGATACAATAACAGGTATAGATGAAGCAATTGAAAGAAGTAAATTTTATACTAATATTAAAGTTATTCCAGGAATAGAATTCAGTACTATATATAAAGATAAAGAAATTCATTTATTAGGCTATTTTATTAATTATAAATATGATAAACTAGTAGATTTAACAAATAAAATAAAACAACATAGGTTTGAAAGAGCAAAGAAAATAGTAGATAAATTAAATGATTTAAATATTAATATTACTATAGATGAAGTAGTTAAAGAATCTCAAGGAAAGAACATTGGGAGACCTCACATTGCAAGGGTTATGATTAAAAAAGGTTATATAAATCATATATCAGAAGCCTTTGATAAATATATTGGTAAAAACAAAAAAGCTTTTATAGAGAGATATAAACTAAGTCTAAAAGATGCAATAGATATTATTCATGAGTGTAATGGTATAGCAGTTTTGGCACATCCTATATTATTAAAAATTCCTGTAAAAGAATTATTAGATGATTTTAATATAGATGGTATAGAAGTATATCATTCAAAACAAACAAAAAGTGATTCTAAAATGTATTTAAAAATTGCTGATAACTATAATTTATTCATTACAGGTGGCTCTGATTTCCATCACCTTGATAATGATGATAACATTATTATTGGTAGTAGTTATATAGATATAAATGATATTAAAGAAATATTAAGTAAATACAATTATTAA
- a CDS encoding PadR family transcriptional regulator: MTKTRNRQFPSKLSTTQFVKLYILHLLNEKSYYGNEIIDEIKRRLKNNWEPSPGMIYPLLRDLEEKNQISGWWEEPDKRSIRHYKLTDEGYKHYNKIKLLYKDSLIDSLTIIESALSDIYNES, from the coding sequence ATGACAAAAACAAGAAATAGACAATTTCCTTCTAAGTTAAGTACTACACAATTTGTCAAGTTATATATACTTCATTTACTTAATGAAAAAAGTTATTATGGAAATGAAATAATAGATGAAATTAAAAGACGTTTAAAAAACAATTGGGAACCTTCTCCAGGAATGATTTATCCACTTTTAAGAGATTTAGAAGAGAAAAATCAAATAAGTGGATGGTGGGAAGAACCTGATAAACGTTCAATAAGACATTACAAATTGACTGATGAAGGTTATAAACACTATAATAAAATAAAATTATTATATAAGGATAGTTTGATAGATTCTTTGACAATTATAGAGTCAGCATTAAGCGATATTTATAATGAAAGTTAA
- a CDS encoding pyridoxal phosphate-dependent aminotransferase: MNLKLSEKISSISPSVTLEITAKAKQMKSEGIDVIGFGAGEPDFKTPENIRKAGIEAIKEGKTGYTAASGLKELKDAICYKLKRDNNLSYSAENIIISDGAKHSLFNALSSILNPGDEVIIPIPYWVSYPELVKLADGIPVEVNTPEENDFKYDIDILNNALTNKTKALILNSPSNPTGTIYSKDELEKISKWAIENNIFIISDEIYEKLVYDNNTHISIAQLNEDIKKQTIVINGMSKAYAMTGWRIGYAAAHKDIIKLMSNLQSHSTSNPPSMSQYASIEALRGDEKAIHEMKKHFTERRNYMVEKINSIKYLSCKSPKGAFYVMANISKLKGKTIKGKNIDSSIQLANMLLDEAHVAVVPGLAFGNDDYIRLSYATSLDNIKEGLNRIEEYIK; this comes from the coding sequence ATGAATTTAAAATTATCAGAAAAAATATCTAGTATTTCACCATCAGTTACATTGGAAATAACAGCAAAAGCAAAACAAATGAAATCAGAAGGTATTGATGTGATTGGCTTCGGAGCAGGAGAACCAGATTTTAAAACTCCAGAAAATATTAGAAAAGCTGGGATAGAAGCAATAAAAGAAGGGAAAACGGGTTATACTGCAGCATCAGGATTAAAGGAACTTAAAGATGCTATATGCTATAAACTTAAAAGAGATAACAATTTAAGTTATAGTGCTGAAAATATAATAATATCTGACGGAGCTAAACATTCACTTTTTAATGCTCTTTCATCTATACTAAATCCAGGTGATGAAGTTATAATTCCTATTCCTTATTGGGTAAGTTATCCTGAACTAGTAAAATTAGCAGATGGAATACCTGTAGAAGTAAATACTCCAGAAGAAAATGATTTTAAATATGATATAGATATTTTAAATAATGCATTAACAAATAAAACAAAAGCACTGATCTTAAATAGTCCAAGCAATCCTACAGGTACAATTTATTCTAAGGATGAATTAGAAAAAATTTCGAAATGGGCAATTGAAAATAATATATTTATAATTTCTGATGAAATATATGAAAAGTTAGTTTATGATAATAACACTCATATAAGTATAGCTCAATTAAATGAAGACATAAAAAAACAAACGATTGTTATAAATGGTATGTCTAAGGCTTATGCTATGACTGGTTGGAGAATTGGATACGCAGCAGCTCATAAAGATATTATCAAATTAATGAGTAATTTACAAAGTCATTCAACTTCAAATCCTCCTTCTATGAGTCAATATGCAAGTATAGAAGCTTTAAGAGGAGATGAAAAAGCTATACATGAAATGAAGAAACATTTTACTGAAAGAAGAAATTATATGGTTGAAAAAATTAATTCAATTAAATATCTAAGTTGCAAAAGTCCAAAAGGTGCTTTTTATGTAATGGCAAACATATCTAAATTAAAAGGAAAAACAATAAAAGGTAAGAATATAGATAGTTCTATACAATTAGCAAATATGTTATTAGATGAGGCTCATGTAGCAGTAGTTCCTGGCTTGGCTTTTGGAAATGATGATTATATAAGACTATCTTATGCAACTTCTCTTGATAATATAAAAGAAGGTCTAAATAGAATAGAAGAATATATAAAATAA
- a CDS encoding tyrosine recombinase XerC: MDDIPIILEDFLNYLDTIKGKSQNTIKEYYYDLRTFLRFIKKRYRLVNKDVPFNDIEIEDLDIDIIKKINLQDLFAFLSFINKNRDNSTNTRARKVASIRSFFKYLHNIVELIDTNPTLNLETPKLTKRHPSYLTLDESLTLINSIQGEFKVRDYAIIMIFLNCGLRLSELVSIDIDRIKDDTLTVIGKGDKERTIYLNESTLEAIKKYLEIRPTKNIKDKKALFLSKRKNRLSVRAVQHLVKKHLNNAGLDPDKLSTHKLRHTAATLMYKHGNVDIRALQQILGHSSVSTTQIYTHLDDEKLRQAVKSNPLSKNTKKN; encoded by the coding sequence ATGGATGACATACCAATTATATTAGAAGATTTCTTAAACTATTTAGATACAATCAAAGGAAAATCACAAAATACAATTAAAGAATATTATTATGACTTAAGGACATTTTTAAGATTTATAAAAAAAAGATATAGATTAGTTAACAAAGATGTTCCGTTTAACGATATAGAAATTGAAGATTTAGATATAGATATAATAAAAAAAATAAATTTACAAGATTTATTTGCCTTTCTTTCTTTTATAAATAAAAATAGAGATAATTCAACAAATACACGAGCTAGAAAAGTTGCTAGCATAAGATCTTTTTTTAAATATTTACATAATATAGTAGAGTTAATAGATACAAACCCTACCCTTAACTTAGAAACACCAAAATTAACAAAAAGACACCCATCATACCTTACTCTAGATGAATCCCTTACACTAATAAATAGTATTCAAGGCGAATTCAAAGTTAGAGATTATGCAATAATAATGATATTCTTAAATTGTGGTCTTAGACTATCTGAATTAGTTAGTATTGATATTGATAGAATAAAAGATGATACTCTTACGGTTATAGGAAAAGGCGATAAAGAAAGAACCATATATTTAAATGAAAGTACTTTAGAAGCAATAAAAAAGTATTTAGAAATAAGACCTACAAAAAACATTAAAGATAAAAAAGCTTTATTTTTAAGTAAAAGAAAAAACAGGTTAAGTGTTAGAGCTGTACAACACTTAGTAAAAAAACATTTAAACAACGCAGGTTTAGATCCTGATAAACTTTCAACTCATAAACTAAGACATACTGCAGCTACTCTTATGTATAAACATGGAAATGTGGATATAAGAGCTTTACAACAAATACTTGGTCACTCTAGTGTTTCAACTACACAAATATATACTCACTTAGACGATGAAAAACTAAGACAAGCTGTAAAAAGTAATCCTTTATCTAAAAATACCAAGAAAAATTAA
- a CDS encoding LysM peptidoglycan-binding domain-containing protein produces MYNKRLVIVNKFRFVTFLLVLILLFALLLNNLLSVVVASNTDSEYKQIHVKEGDTIWCIAKSNNPEGDDVREVVYKIKKINNISNEWIEAGDILKIPRN; encoded by the coding sequence ATGTATAATAAAAGATTGGTAATAGTAAATAAGTTTAGATTTGTAACATTTTTATTAGTATTAATTTTATTATTTGCTTTATTATTAAATAACTTATTAAGTGTAGTAGTTGCTAGTAATACAGATTCTGAATACAAACAAATACATGTAAAAGAAGGGGACACTATATGGTGTATAGCTAAATCGAATAACCCTGAAGGTGATGATGTAAGGGAAGTGGTTTATAAAATAAAAAAAATAAATAATATAAGTAATGAATGGATAGAAGCTGGAGATATTCTAAAAATACCAAGAAATTAA
- the lexA gene encoding transcriptional repressor LexA → MYEELTSKQSNILKFIKKEILQKGYPPSVREICKAVGLKSTSTVHGHLSRLEKKGYIRRDATKPRAIEILDSNNENIFSRKEIAEVPIIGKVTAGLPILATENIEDTFPLPVDIVNNDTVFMLSVSGESMKDAGILDGDYVLVKQQNTAENGEMIVALIDDEATVKRYFVEKDHIRLQPENASMEPIIVTDIKILGKIKGVFRTID, encoded by the coding sequence ATGTATGAAGAGTTAACATCAAAGCAAAGTAATATACTTAAATTTATAAAAAAAGAAATTTTACAAAAGGGTTATCCCCCTTCAGTTAGGGAAATATGTAAAGCGGTAGGATTAAAATCAACATCAACTGTACATGGACATTTATCTAGATTAGAAAAAAAGGGATATATAAGAAGAGATGCTACAAAACCTAGAGCAATTGAAATTTTAGACAGCAATAATGAAAATATTTTTAGTAGAAAAGAAATTGCAGAGGTTCCCATTATAGGAAAAGTTACTGCTGGTTTACCAATATTAGCAACAGAAAACATTGAAGATACCTTTCCTTTACCTGTTGATATTGTAAACAATGATACTGTTTTTATGCTTTCTGTAAGTGGTGAAAGTATGAAAGATGCAGGTATTTTAGACGGCGATTATGTTTTAGTTAAACAACAGAACACTGCTGAAAATGGAGAGATGATAGTTGCATTAATAGACGATGAAGCTACTGTCAAAAGATATTTTGTAGAAAAAGATCATATAAGACTTCAACCAGAAAATGCCTCTATGGAACCAATTATAGTAACTGATATTAAAATTTTAGGAAAAATAAAAGGTGTATTTAGAACAATAGATTAA
- a CDS encoding aminotransferase class I/II-fold pyridoxal phosphate-dependent enzyme — translation MNNLTIKLLCKQKGIDDKLIKKITEAEEKLKDRFQEIENNSEYNQIKVLDAMREERLDSTNFNWTTGYGYGDMGRDKVESIYKRVFSTEDALVRPTIVSGTHALYLTLSALLSSGDELISAAGSPYDTLLKVIGVKGSEPGTLLEGGIKYKEVKLKPDNTIDTSSLINSITSNTKVILIQRSTGYSFRRALSIEEIREVIKKIKLVREDIICMIDNCYGEFVDVYEPTDVGADIMAGSLIKNPGGGLALTGGYIVGKKNLVQRISNRLTAPGIGKDCGLTFGTTRSTLQGLFLAPMIVKESLKSALLFAQVFKDLGYEITPKVEDNRGDIIQAIKMKSKEKVIEFCKSIQSSSPVDSYVSPEPWDMPGYDDPVIMASGAFIEGSSIELSADAPIREPYIVYFQGGLNYYHSKYALIEILSKFHNKKFL, via the coding sequence TTGAATAACTTGACAATAAAATTATTATGTAAACAAAAAGGCATTGATGATAAATTGATTAAAAAAATTACGGAAGCAGAAGAGAAACTAAAAGATAGATTTCAAGAGATTGAGAATAATAGTGAATATAATCAAATTAAGGTATTAGATGCAATGAGAGAAGAAAGATTAGATTCAACAAATTTTAATTGGACTACTGGTTATGGTTATGGTGATATGGGGAGAGATAAGGTAGAATCTATTTATAAGAGAGTATTCTCTACAGAAGATGCTTTAGTTAGACCTACTATAGTTTCAGGGACTCATGCTCTATATTTAACATTATCAGCATTATTATCATCAGGAGATGAATTAATTTCGGCGGCAGGTAGCCCTTATGACACTTTATTAAAGGTCATTGGAGTGAAGGGAAGTGAACCTGGAACATTGTTAGAAGGAGGGATTAAGTATAAAGAAGTTAAATTAAAGCCAGACAATACAATAGATACATCATCTTTAATTAATAGTATAACATCTAATACTAAAGTTATATTAATTCAAAGATCTACTGGATATAGCTTTAGAAGGGCATTATCTATAGAAGAAATAAGGGAAGTAATAAAAAAAATAAAACTAGTTAGAGAAGATATTATTTGCATGATAGATAACTGTTATGGTGAATTTGTGGATGTATATGAACCAACAGATGTTGGGGCAGATATAATGGCAGGATCTTTAATTAAAAATCCTGGTGGTGGATTGGCATTGACTGGTGGTTATATAGTAGGTAAAAAAAATCTAGTTCAAAGAATTTCCAATAGACTTACAGCTCCTGGAATTGGTAAGGATTGTGGTCTTACTTTTGGGACTACAAGAAGTACTTTACAAGGGTTATTTTTAGCACCTATGATTGTAAAAGAATCTTTAAAAAGCGCATTGCTTTTTGCACAAGTTTTTAAAGATTTAGGGTATGAAATAACACCTAAAGTAGAAGATAATAGGGGAGATATAATACAAGCTATAAAAATGAAAAGTAAAGAAAAAGTTATTGAATTTTGCAAATCTATTCAATCTTCTTCGCCTGTTGACTCTTATGTAAGTCCAGAGCCATGGGATATGCCTGGTTATGATGATCCAGTAATTATGGCATCTGGAGCTTTTATAGAAGGTTCTTCAATAGAATTAAGTGCAGATGCTCCTATAAGGGAACCTTACATAGTTTATTTCCAAGGGGGTTTAAATTATTATCATAGCAAATATGCATTGATTGAAATTTTATCTAAATTTCATAATAAAAAATTTTTATAG
- the hfq gene encoding RNA chaperone Hfq produces MMKSNINLQDIFLNKLRRAEIPVTIYLMNGFQLKGLVRGFDNYTISLENEGNQNMIYKHAISTMIPAKNIDLTEK; encoded by the coding sequence ATAATGAAAAGCAATATTAATTTACAGGATATATTTTTAAATAAGTTGAGAAGAGCAGAAATTCCTGTTACTATATATTTAATGAATGGCTTTCAGTTGAAAGGATTAGTAAGAGGTTTTGATAATTATACTATTTCATTAGAAAATGAAGGGAATCAAAATATGATTTACAAGCATGCAATATCTACTATGATTCCTGCCAAAAATATAGATTTAACAGAAAAATAA
- the miaA gene encoding tRNA (adenosine(37)-N6)-dimethylallyltransferase MiaA: MKRDLILLIGPTASGKTSVSIKLAKKINAEIISADSMQIYKYMNIGTAKINKCEMDLINHYMIDEVYPDEEYSVSDFKDNAYSYIDDIYSKNKLPLVVGGTGLYINSLVYDLDFTNAISNQELRDKYYALADKYGNKYIHNLLKEVDEKSYNRIHENDAKRIVRALEIYYETGKPMSEGYNNFRKPNPDFNLIILGLYMDREKLYKRINLRVDMMIKEGLVDEVKDLLDKGYEKSLVSMQGLGYKEIIGYLEGSYSLEKAIELLKRDTRRFAKRQLTWFRRDDRIIWFNKGDFEKEEDLVEKMTSIINDKLGGE; encoded by the coding sequence ATGAAGAGAGATTTAATACTTTTAATTGGCCCTACAGCTTCTGGAAAAACTTCAGTATCTATTAAATTAGCTAAAAAAATAAATGCAGAAATAATATCAGCAGATTCTATGCAAATATATAAATATATGAATATTGGTACTGCTAAAATTAATAAATGTGAAATGGATTTAATTAATCATTACATGATAGATGAGGTATATCCTGATGAAGAATATAGTGTATCTGATTTTAAGGATAATGCTTATTCTTATATTGATGATATTTATAGTAAAAATAAGCTACCTCTTGTGGTTGGAGGTACTGGTTTGTATATAAATTCATTAGTATATGATTTAGATTTTACAAATGCCATTTCAAATCAAGAGCTAAGAGATAAATATTATGCTTTAGCTGATAAATATGGAAATAAATATATTCATAATCTACTTAAAGAAGTAGATGAAAAATCATATAATAGGATTCACGAAAATGATGCTAAAAGAATTGTTAGAGCTCTTGAAATTTATTATGAAACAGGTAAACCTATGAGTGAAGGGTATAATAACTTTAGAAAACCTAATCCTGATTTCAATTTAATAATTTTAGGATTATATATGGATAGAGAAAAACTTTATAAAAGAATAAATTTAAGAGTTGATATGATGATAAAAGAAGGACTTGTAGATGAAGTCAAAGATTTATTAGATAAAGGATATGAAAAATCTTTAGTATCTATGCAGGGATTAGGGTATAAAGAAATTATAGGTTATCTCGAAGGAAGTTATAGCTTAGAAAAAGCTATAGAGCTATTAAAAAGAGATACCAGAAGATTTGCAAAAAGACAACTTACTTGGTTTAGAAGGGATGATAGAATTATATGGTTTAATAAGGGGGATTTTGAAAAGGAAGAAGATTTAGTCGAAAAAATGACTTCTATAATAAATGATAAATTAGGGGGTGAATAA
- the mutL gene encoding DNA mismatch repair endonuclease MutL has translation MKKINVLDDNTINKIAAGEVIERPSSIVKELIENSIDANARNITIEIKDGGKNYIRITDDGDGIYKDDIQLAFLRHSTSKISKSEDLLKVHSLGFRGEALASISSISMVELISKTIDEETGIMVEIHGGILQQESEVGSPKGTTIIVRNIFYNTPVRKKFLRSDSAESANITNIINKLALSNTDISFNYIKDNKNMIKTPGNGDLKSTIFSIYGKEHTESLISINYSSDLFSINGYISKPLFNRGNRNYELFFVNGRYVNSKLLSKAIEEAYKTLITINRYPVVYLYIKVDPKNIDVNVHPSKVEIRFNDDLKLIPKVTDIVKNRLFEFNLVPNITLENKNKQKTEEIIDILDDKPKNTEINKNNYNKPLLKKEYEVEDIEQINFVKEDKIETLDKSSVRENKKSIQDNDSSRVFPELNIIGRVFNTYIIGEDSISNTMYMIDQHAAHERIMYEKFRLQYEKESVVIQPLIVPRTINLSHYDYELILNNIELFNELGFDIEDFGRNSISIRGVPMLFGLPDNNNLFMDILDNLNENISNKYDLRAEKIIKMSCTNAIKAGDSMGHIEIKSLMNDLKKCENPFTCPHGRPITIKITKYEIEKMFKRIQ, from the coding sequence GTGAAAAAGATTAATGTTTTAGATGATAATACAATAAATAAAATAGCAGCAGGAGAGGTCATTGAAAGACCTTCTTCTATAGTGAAAGAATTAATAGAAAATTCCATAGATGCTAATGCTAGAAATATAACTATTGAAATAAAAGATGGTGGTAAAAATTACATTAGAATTACAGATGATGGAGATGGCATATATAAAGATGATATACAATTAGCTTTTTTAAGACATTCTACAAGCAAAATATCTAAATCAGAAGATTTATTAAAGGTACATTCTTTAGGATTTAGAGGTGAAGCTCTCGCAAGTATTTCTTCAATTTCTATGGTTGAATTAATAAGTAAAACTATTGATGAAGAAACTGGCATAATGGTAGAAATACATGGAGGTATACTTCAGCAGGAAAGTGAGGTTGGTTCTCCTAAGGGAACTACTATTATAGTTAGGAATATATTTTATAATACTCCTGTAAGAAAAAAATTCTTGAGATCTGATTCTGCTGAATCTGCTAATATAACAAATATAATTAATAAGCTAGCATTATCTAATACAGATATATCCTTTAATTATATAAAAGATAATAAAAATATGATTAAAACACCTGGCAATGGAGATTTGAAATCCACGATTTTTAGTATATATGGAAAAGAACATACTGAATCTTTAATTTCAATAAACTATTCAAGTGACTTATTTTCTATAAATGGTTACATATCTAAACCATTATTTAATAGAGGTAATAGAAATTATGAATTATTTTTTGTTAACGGGAGATATGTAAATAGCAAACTATTATCTAAAGCTATAGAAGAGGCGTATAAAACTTTAATTACTATTAATAGATATCCTGTTGTATATTTATATATAAAAGTTGATCCTAAGAATATTGATGTGAATGTTCATCCGTCTAAAGTTGAAATAAGATTTAATGATGATTTAAAATTAATTCCTAAGGTTACTGATATAGTGAAAAACAGACTTTTTGAATTTAATTTAGTTCCAAATATTACTTTAGAGAATAAAAACAAACAAAAAACTGAAGAAATTATTGATATTTTAGATGATAAACCTAAAAATACTGAAATAAACAAGAACAATTATAATAAACCTTTATTAAAAAAAGAGTACGAAGTTGAAGATATTGAACAAATAAATTTTGTTAAAGAAGATAAAATAGAAACGTTGGATAAATCTTCAGTAAGAGAAAATAAAAAGTCAATACAAGATAATGATTCTTCCAGAGTTTTTCCAGAACTAAATATTATAGGTAGAGTTTTTAATACTTATATAATTGGAGAAGATAGTATTAGTAATACTATGTATATGATAGATCAACATGCTGCTCATGAGAGGATAATGTATGAAAAGTTTAGATTACAATATGAAAAAGAGAGTGTTGTTATTCAACCATTGATTGTACCAAGAACAATTAATTTGAGTCACTATGACTATGAATTGATATTAAATAATATAGAACTTTTCAATGAATTAGGATTTGATATTGAAGATTTTGGGAGAAATAGTATCTCTATAAGGGGAGTTCCAATGTTATTTGGTCTTCCAGACAATAATAATTTATTTATGGATATATTAGATAATTTAAATGAAAATATAAGCAATAAATATGATTTGAGAGCAGAAAAGATAATCAAAATGTCTTGTACAAATGCTATAAAAGCAGGAGATTCTATGGGGCATATTGAGATAAAAAGTTTAATGAATGATTTGAAAAAATGTGAAAACCCTTTTACTTGTCCTCATGGAAGACCTATTACTATTAAAATAACTAAATATGAAATTGAAAAAATGTTTAAAAGAATACAGTGA